The sequence CTGGGAGTCCCCTGAGAAGGCGCAACCCCACATCCAGCCGCGGGACGACTCCCCGGGGTTGCTGCTCTTGATGCTCAGCTCCGTCATCAGGGAGAAGTTGGACGTCCTCCAGATCTTGCATGTCTGGTCGGCAGAGCAGGTGGCCAGGAGCCTGGGTGGGTGGTGCCATCAGCAGCCATGCCCACCCAAGCCCCTACCCCCAGCAGCCAGGCGGCCTGGGGGTGGCCCCACCCCATACTCACGTGGAGTCAGGGCTGAAACGGCACTGCAGGGCATAGCGAGTGTGTGCTGGGATCTTGGTCTTGGGTATGAGCTGTGTCACCTCATCCCCGATGCCCCCCGTCAGGTTCCAGACATAGCAGTTGCCCTGCAGGGCAAGAGAGCATCACAGGAGGCCCAAGCAGATGCACTGGGGAGGCATCAGGCTGTAAGGGCCAGAGGGTGATGGGAAGCCTGTCCTAATTGCAGGAAGCCCAGGGGAGGCACAGGACACGCGTGACCTCCCTGGAGAAGGCTGCTGGCCAAAGGGGTGTGGAGATCTAGGAGGAAAGACACCCACAAGGAGAGAACACTGaggcaaagatagaaaggaagttggggggaggttgggcggtggtgcaacaggttaagtgcacgtggggcaaagcccagggaccagcataaggatcccggttcaagcccctgactccccacctgcagtggagtcgcttcacaggcggtgaagcaggtctgcaggtgtctgtctttctctccccctctctgtcttcccctcctctctcgacttctctctgtcctgtccagcaacaacgacatcaataacaacaataactacaacaataaaacaacaagggcaacaaatatttaaaagaaaaaaggaagttgggggtgggggtataacataatggttatacaaagagagtttcatgcctgaggctctcaagtcccaggttcaaacaccgtcataagccagagctgagcagtgctctggtaaacaaagaaagaaaagaaaagggagttggggAGAGACCGGCTGGACAGAAAAGCAGGAGCAACCTACAGCATCTGAAGCCACGCAGGAGCCACAGGCAGAGTGAGGACCTAGCAGTggaaccatggggggggggggctgctgtgaACTCGGGGGCCACGGGGGCCACAGGAGccagggccggggtgggggggtgatggGACAGAGTCAGATGTAGATGGGCCACCAGGGAGCAGGGCTGCCCCTACACTCACAGCGCTATTGACAGCTGCCATGTAGCTGGCGTCGGGGTCGATGTGGGCAGACGTGATGGACACCTCGGGCTCGGGGATCAGCTGCTCATTGTGGTCCGTCTTCAAGTCCCAGATGTGGATGGCTCCACTCTGGTCCCCCACGATGAGCTCCGCCTACGGCACCAGGTAGCAGTGAGGCGAGGCGGGGCTCctgaccccccagcccccagccccaatgCCAGAGACTCTCACCTGGTTGGGGTGCAGGCACACACAGTTAATAGGCGCGTTCACCTGGAAGATGCGCTGGCACTGCAGGTTCCTGGACCTGGGGAGTGAGGGGGGCAGACTGACTGAGGCGAGCTGCCTCCCTGCGACACTGGGTGGTGTGACCCTTCCCGGAGGGCAGCCTGATGCCAGGCGCGACACTCAGAAGGGGACCATCTTGGTCTCACAGCATCCTGCGGGGGCAGGCCGGGAAGGCTGCCCTGCCCTGGCTTGGCCCGATCCCAGCCGCCGCCCCACCTGAGGTCCCAGATGCGGGCAGTGCAGTCCTCGCCGCCCGTGTACATCCAGCGGCCGTCCTCGTGGAAGCCCACGGACGCCACGTTCTTGTTGACCCCGTCGTAGCTGATGATGGGGTTGGGGTTGTTGGAGTTGAGGTCGTACATGCGGATGTGCTGGTAGCCTAGGGGCACAGGGGCACTCAGCAGCCCTGTCTGGGCAGCGCCGGGGGCCCGGGGGCCGCCCAGCCCTACCTGCCGCGGCGATCATGCTGCGGTCCGGGGTGATCTCCAGCGCGTTCACCTGCTGGCCGGGTTAAGGAGCGTGTCTGCTgggccccgcccgccccgccccgcgcccgcgcccgcgcagGATACCGAGTCCTGGTGCTGCACCGTGCGGGTGCAGATCCCGCTGTGCGCCTGCCAGAAGCGCACCGTGTGGTCGTAGCCCGCAGTGGCCAGGATCACCGGGTCACTGCCCACCGTGCCCGGGGACGTGTTCATGGTGGGGCGGCTTCAAGGGCTCGGGCCTGCAGGGGTCAAAGGTCGGAACACCTGGCgcgggggggggtgtgggggacgCAGCTGCAGGTCACAGGATGCACGGTCGCTGCCGCTGTACAGAGAAGGGGAAACTGAGGACAAGCCCGCGAAGGGCGGTCGGGGCTCCGCGCCGCCGCGCCGCCAGCAGCCGGCAGGGGGCAGTCGCGCTCGGGAGCCGCTCTGCCGCAGGGGCGGGCCGCGCATGCGCGTGGCGGCGGGCGGGCCGGAGAGGCCGCGGAGCGCTGCGGCTGCGCATGCGTGTCAGGGGGGCGGCCGGCtctgttggggtggggggcgtcCCCGGCCTGGGCCCCAGGGCTCCCCGGGGCTCCGCCAGCCGCCCAGGCTCCCTCCTGCCAGGCGGCCCCCCCGAACGCGTTCTCGAAGCCCCCGGCTCGGCCCACCGATCCCCCGCCCCGCGGCCTCGGTACCTCACATGCAGCTCTGCGCTCGGCCGCCGCCCAGGACGTGAGCCGAGCGGGAGCGCATCGACCAGGCCGAGTTCGAGCGCAGAGCTATCGATGAGGCGACTGCTGGGAGTCGGGGGTCGAAGGTCCTGGGCGAGGCCCTAGCGCTGCCTGGTGGTCCTCACCTACCCTCCCCATTCTGACCCCCACCCAGTTCCCGGCTGGCACCCCCCAGGcgggagccccatctccccaggctGAGCCAGGGTGTCTGATCTGACGGGCCCTGGGATTTCTCTGGGCTTCAGAGAATCAGCCATTAACACCAGGGCGAGTTATATCCCGAATGCCACACAGGCTGTGTTTATGCCTCAGTGTCTCCTCCAGTGACAGCTGACATTCAGATGAAACCAGGCGTCGTACAGGCACCCATATTCCCGACCCTCTCAGGCCGGACCCTCGGTGTTCCTCCATAACCCCTACAAATTTGGGGTTGCAGGTGTTTACttaagagagagagccagagtgtcACTCCAGTATGTGCAGTGTTGGGTCTTAAACTACAGACCTcctgcttgcaagtccagtgctctaaccaTTGCACTACTTCCCAGATCCCTTTtttcattctgtatttttttaaattttttatttataaaaaggaaacattgacaaaaccataggataagaggggtacaacttcgcacaattcccaccaccagaactccgtatcccttgtcctcccctgatcgctttcctattctttatccctctgggagtatggacccagggtcatcgtgggatgcagaaggtggaaggtctggcttctgtaattgcttccccgctgaacatgggtgttagcaggttgatccatactcccagactgtctctctctttccctagtggggaagggctctggggaagcggagctccaaggcacatcgatggggtcgtctgtccagggaagtcctgctagcacctggaaacctggtggctgaaaagagagttaatatacaaagccaaacaaattgttgaacaatcatggacctaaaggctggaatagtgcagatgaagtgttgggggtcctccattttgtaggtagctagtaggcatattttagttatgtttcaaagggcctgtagctatactagtgtttgtttggttggttggtttttgcctgagcctaaaatctgatatgcaggtggatctaaattattgtctggggagatgatgtcatggctggtcaTTCTGTATTTtatagaggaaagagggagagacagacccagagagagaagagacatgacAACATTACTCCATGATCCATGGAGTTCCTCAGTGCTACCCATGATACTCCCTGGCTCCAGGGCTCCAACTCAGGCCTTGGGCATGTCTGGCATGCCCTCTACCAAGTGAACTTCTCTGGCCCTGGGATGTCTCCAGCCCAGCACTCTCACGTGGTGCCCTGTGGTCCCAAACTCCTTCAGAAGAGTCCTTCAAACAGGCTCCCCCAGGGCTCCTCCCACCAGATGTACAAATAGCTGCAACTTCCACCTACCCTGTACCAAGACTACCCTCTGCTCCGCCCCAACAGCCAGTCAGGGAACTGTCCTTCCTgtgccttcctcccccctccttccttccccctcgcCTCCAAACTCCTTCCACCCTCCCACCCAGCCAGCTTACCCCTCCACACCATCCTGTCCTTGACCCCAGCTCTCCAGGATAAAGTCTCCCAGCTACTGGCAGCCTCACTCTGCATGGGCAGATGGGTACTTCTCACACCTGCGACAGTCTGCAGGACAGCTGGGTCACTGGGGCCTGTCCCAGACATTCAATCTCATCTAACTTCCTGATTTACAGTCCCTGGGGTTCTCATCCACCTCCCAACTTCACACTGCCCCCTCCAGGCTGATCTGGCTAAGGTCTGACGTCTGGTAGAAGccttggaggtgggggggggggggaggaacctTCCTCAGCGCCCAGAGCCCACCCACCACAGCTTTCCCTACTCCACTGTGCAGACCACGCACTGCCTTGGGGCTATGCCAAAACCCCGTGGGACTTACCCCCACCACCTCTTTTTTTCCTGCCTGCTCCTGCTGCTCTACCCCATCCTAGGATAGCAGGGGATGTGTGGTGCAGGCCACATACATCACTAGAAATCAACCAATGTAAAGAGGCATtgcttggtctgggaggtggtacagtggataaagcattgggctctcaagcataaggtcctgagtttaatccccagcagcacatgtaccagagtgatgtctggttctttctttctcctatctttatcatgaaaaaataaatgaattctttttttttttaaaaaagagggggggggtgggcagtagcacagcaagctaagtgcacatgacgtgaagcataaggagcagcataaggatccctgtttgagcccccagctccccacctgcaggggggggtcacttcacaggtggcaaagcagatctataagtgtctatctttttctcccactctctgtcttcccctcatctctggatttctttctgtcctatccaacaacaatagccacagtggcaataataacaataacaacaagggcaacaaaatgggaaaaatggcctccaggagcaatggattcatagtgcataactctggaggcaaaaaaaaaaaaaaaaaaaaagggtgggagggaattgggcagtagtgcagccggttaagcacaggtggtgccaagtgtaaggacctgtggtgtagggatcccggtttgaggccccggctccccacctgcttccaggtctgcaggtgtctgtctttctctccccctctctgtcttcccctcctctccatttctctttgtcctatccaacaacaaggacatcagtaactacaactacaataagaaaacaagggcggggccaggtggtggtgcacctggttgagcaggcatgttacagtgagcaaggacccaggttcgagtccccggtccccacctgcaggggggaagctttacgagtggtgaaacagtgttgtaggtgtctctctgtctctctccctctctatcacccccttccctctcattttccggctgtctctatccaataaagaaataaaggtaataattaaagaaagagaaaacaagggcaacaaaagggaataactgaataaatatttttaaagggggggatGGTGGGTGGCGGGCGGAGCAGgcagaggggagacagcataatcgttatgcaaacagactctcatgcctgaggctccaaagtcccaggttcaagccctcataccaccataagccagagctgaacagtaaaaaaaaaaaagaagaagaagaagaaaagaaaagaagaagagacagtAGCCCTTAGCACATTAAGTGTTGTGCATCTGTCGCCTCTGTCTAGGTCTAGGATGTATCCTCATCCCCAAAGAAGACCTGCCCCCAAGATGTGCTCAGCCCCCCTTCCACCCTGACAGCATAAGTTGTTCTGTTCTGGGTCTTCACATAAACAGAATCACATGCTGTCCTTTGTATCTGGCATATTTGGGGGGTTTTCCAAGTGATCGCTGTGTGGCTGCTTCCTTTGCAGGGATGAGTGATATTCCATGGTGTGGAGACACAGTCAGTTTGATCATCTGTCTGTGCATGAACTTGGGAGTTGTGGCCTCACCTTGGCTGTTGTGACCAGTGCTGCTGTGACCAGTCCCGCCCGTGGGTATTTTAGGGGCATGCTTTCCTTTTGCTGAGGTAGATTCCAAGGAGTGGGACTGCTGGGTCACACAGTAACTGTGCACGGCATCAAGGACCAGCAGAGGGAGCTGAGCCTAAGCGGCACCCACATGACACACAGGGCTTCCCAGCACCCCCGTCAGGGGGTCAGAAGACTCAGTCTCTCAGGTGTAGGGTCACCTGACCAAGGGCTCCCAGGTACAGGCTCAGCTCACCCCATTTCTGCCGGGCAGAGCAGCCCCCCCCATCCACCTTCAAGTCTCTCAGGTGTAGGGTCACCGCCAGGGCTGGCAGGATGCCCTGTGACCCAGGGCACAGGCCTTTTCTGGAGGAGCCCTGGGTGAGCACATGCCCTGTGCCTGGGGTGACGGATGGGGCAGGCCGGAGCAGCTCCACAGGGCAGAGAAGGGACAGGACAGCTATGTACCTCGACTAGCCAGGTGCTTTCAGAGGCTGTGTGTTCCCAGAACCCCAGGAGGGCCTGATTGGCAGGCCTGGCAGGCCACCGGGCAGTGCCGAGCAGGAGGGAGCGGGAGCAGGGGCAGGGCTGCAGTGCAGGGCGGCTTGGCAGGGGGCCAGGCCCGGCTGCAGCTCCTCTTCTCCGGGATGAGCCTCCGTGATTCTGCTGGCTCAGCGGCCCCTCCTCCCCACAAGGTCCTCCTCCGGACCTGACTTCCTGGAGGGCTGCCCAAGTCTCTTACTCGAAGTCCTCATCCAGCATCCACCAGAGTGGCTGGCCTCACCCCCAGACTGGGGGACCCCGGAGACACACCCCTCCCACTGGTGCAGCTGCAGACTGAGTGCcagcccattttacagatggggtAGCTCCAAGCATGATCAGTGGAGGTCTACCCCGCCCCATCGAGCAGGGAGGCTCAGCCTCCTCACACACCTCACTCTGGGTACCCGGATGCAggaaccacccacccccacccccgcccacccAGGGTACTTGCTCCCAGGAGAGATGAACAGTAAAGGGTGCCTGGGTACTGAGCTGGGCTGAAAATTGAGGGGGAACAGCCACAGGCAGAGGCTGCTTCATCACCAGAGGAATCTGAGAACCGAGCCAGAACCTggctcttcaggtggggaggcggggaggaCAGACATGTTTCACTGAAAACTTAAGGCAGTGTCTGTAGTATTTACACAGCCAGACATTCAGGTGCCTCCTCCATGTGCTCAGGCCAGGCTCATCCCTTATCCGGCTGAGGAGGCTGGCAGCCTCTGCATTTTTGCTTCTGTGTGTAGTGTTTCCTGCATCCGAGgctaaaaaagcaaacaaacaaacaaaaaaacagtaactACCCAGAGAGCTAAGGGCATTACCATGCCCACAGAagctgtctgtccatctcttgcTGAATTCTATTGCAAAgtgcttttgtaaaaaaaatgtatttttgtgtgttatttattcatgagagagagagcgagtcacttcacaagtggtgaaacaggtctgcagatatctttctctacccctctctatcttcctctcttctctcaatcctatcaaataaaatggaaaacatggggcagggttagatagcataatggttctgcagatactttcatgcctgaggctctgaggttccaggttcagttccttgcaccaccataagccagagctgagcagtgctctgataaaaaaaataaaataaaaaaaaacattaaaaaaaggaaaaaaatgattgctaggagcagtggattcatagtgaaggggcggggcacagagccccagcaataaccctgaagccaAAAAAAtgccgggggctgggcagtgacacaacaggttaaacacacatggcgtaaagcataaggaccagtgcaaggattctggttccagccgcccactccccacccgcagggaggttacttcacaagtggtgaagtaagtctgcaggtgtctatctttctttctttcttttttaatttttatttattggataaggacagccagaaatcaagagggaagggagtgatagggagagaaacagagagacacctgcagcactgcttcaccactcgcaaagttttcccctgcaggtggggaccagggactcaaacccgcgtccttgaacattgtaatacatgcactcaaccaggtgcaccaccaccgggcccctaggtgtctgtctttcattccccctctctctctacccctcctctcttgatttctctctgtcctatccaacaacaatgacagcaataacaacaatgataaacaacaagggcaacaaaaggaaaaaaatagccctcaggatcagtagatttgtagtaccagtgataaccctgaaggcaaaaaaaaaggggggcgggagagagagaagagggactaGAGCTTCACTCTAGTTGGCATATGGATAtcaggactgaatttaggacctcatgcttgagagttgaatgtatccactttactaccttcagtggggagttggggggaatTGTTTTTGCTGCCAGAATTACTGTTAGGGCTCAGTGACTAGTTATACTCCTGTTGACCTTATCTTTCTgtgttctactttttaaaaaattttatttatttattttcccttttgttacccttgttgtctttttttattgttgttgtagttattattgttgttgttattgatgtggttgttattggataggacagagagaaatggagagaggaggggaagacggggggggggagagaaagacagacacctgcagacctgcttcaccgcctgtgaagcgactcccttgcaggtggggagccgggggctggaacccggatccttatgccagtccctgcgctttgcgccacctgcgcttaacccactgcgctaccgcccgactcccctgtcttctacttttttttaagatgctaatttttttattctttatttatttttggatagagagagaaattgagaggcaaagggaagatagagaaggaaagagacagtggtcctggaggtggcatagtggataaggcattagattctcaagtatgaggtcctccgTTCGATCCTTAGcagcacgtgccagagtgatgtctggttctttcttcctctcctatttctctcattaataaataaaacctttgaaagaaagaattagaaaaaaagaagtcataagggccaggcagtgacacacctggctaagtgctcgcATAGtacgcaaagacctgggttcaagcccctggtccccacctgcagggggaagcttcacgagtgatctTTGATCTTTACGCCTATCCACCAGGCATACCACTACCCACCCTCTTTTATACACttaattatgggagtcgggtggcagtgcagcaggttaagtgcaaagctcaaggactggagtaaggatcagggtttgagccctgctccccacctgcagggggatcgcttcataagcaatgaagcagatctgcaggtgtctgtctttctcttccccctctgtcttcccctcctctctccatttctctctgtcctatccaacgatgacagtaataataattacaacaataaaaaaacaagggcaacaaaagggaataataaataaatgaattaatttaaaaacacttaattattcattaatgagaaacgaGAGAGAATAAGGCAAtcactggcacatacaatgctggggatcaaattcaggaccccatgcttgagagtccagcactttatctactgctCCACTTCCCAGGCCATGAGATAACATTCTTGTCCTGATTTCATGG is a genomic window of Erinaceus europaeus chromosome 15, mEriEur2.1, whole genome shotgun sequence containing:
- the MLST8 gene encoding target of rapamycin complex subunit LST8 isoform X1, with protein sequence MNTSPGTVGSDPVILATAGYDHTVRFWQAHSGICTRTVQHQDSQVNALEITPDRSMIAAAGYQHIRMYDLNSNNPNPIISYDGVNKNVASVGFHEDGRWMYTGGEDCTARIWDLRSRNLQCQRIFQVNAPINCVCLHPNQAELIVGDQSGAIHIWDLKTDHNEQLIPEPEVSITSAHIDPDASYMAAVNSAGNCYVWNLTGGIGDEVTQLIPKTKIPAHTRYALQCRFSPDSTLLATCSADQTCKIWRTSNFSLMTELSIKSSNPGESSRGWMWGCAFSGDSQYIVTASSDNLARLWCVETGEIKREYGGHQKAVVCLAFNDSVLG
- the MLST8 gene encoding target of rapamycin complex subunit LST8 isoform X2 produces the protein MNTSPGTVGSDPVILATAGYDHTVRFWQAHSGICTRTVQHQDSVNALEITPDRSMIAAAGYQHIRMYDLNSNNPNPIISYDGVNKNVASVGFHEDGRWMYTGGEDCTARIWDLRSRNLQCQRIFQVNAPINCVCLHPNQAELIVGDQSGAIHIWDLKTDHNEQLIPEPEVSITSAHIDPDASYMAAVNSAGNCYVWNLTGGIGDEVTQLIPKTKIPAHTRYALQCRFSPDSTLLATCSADQTCKIWRTSNFSLMTELSIKSSNPGESSRGWMWGCAFSGDSQYIVTASSDNLARLWCVETGEIKREYGGHQKAVVCLAFNDSVLG